A section of the Euzebya rosea genome encodes:
- a CDS encoding LPXTG cell wall anchor domain-containing protein: MTKILRQTGMYALVLLVGMFTMMAVATPVSAQDDSCYPVPPGGCPDVAPECADVVAAIVAGDPSDETLAEMDANGDGVLDEQDLPASCTCEELIAAIAAGEIDPANLPPDALADCGCSEILDAIAAGTLDASNLPEGAAEALAQCGCAEILDAIAAGTLDADNLPAAAAEALAQCGCDELVAAIVAGTVDPMNLPGDLGDLLATCCEALADAVVAGDIDPADLPEGLLEDCGCDTVQTLIDAGVLDADALPEECEDGPSVAVSPDNTIADTGIDAEGMGAMTLGALLAGGLFLLLSRRRTAE, encoded by the coding sequence ATGACCAAGATCCTGCGGCAAACGGGGATGTACGCCCTCGTGCTGCTCGTGGGCATGTTCACGATGATGGCAGTCGCCACCCCCGTGAGCGCCCAGGACGACTCCTGCTACCCGGTCCCGCCGGGCGGCTGCCCCGACGTGGCACCCGAGTGTGCTGACGTCGTCGCCGCCATCGTCGCCGGTGACCCCAGCGACGAGACCCTCGCCGAGATGGACGCCAACGGGGATGGCGTGCTCGACGAGCAGGACCTTCCTGCCTCCTGCACCTGCGAGGAGCTGATCGCCGCGATCGCCGCTGGCGAGATCGATCCGGCCAACCTCCCACCGGACGCGCTGGCGGACTGCGGATGTTCGGAGATCCTCGACGCGATCGCCGCTGGCACCCTGGACGCCAGCAACCTGCCGGAGGGTGCCGCTGAGGCCCTCGCCCAGTGCGGGTGCGCGGAGATCCTCGACGCGATCGCCGCTGGCACGCTGGACGCCGACAACCTCCCGGCTGCGGCCGCCGAGGCGCTCGCCCAGTGCGGCTGTGACGAGCTCGTCGCCGCCATCGTGGCTGGCACCGTCGACCCGATGAACCTCCCCGGTGACCTCGGCGACCTGCTCGCCACCTGCTGCGAGGCGCTCGCCGACGCGGTCGTCGCCGGCGACATCGACCCGGCCGACCTCCCCGAGGGCCTCCTCGAGGACTGCGGCTGCGACACCGTCCAGACCCTGATCGACGCTGGTGTCCTCGACGCCGACGCGCTCCCCGAGGAGTGCGAGGACGGCCCCTCCGTCGCCGTCTCGCCTGACAACACCATCGCCGACACGGGCATCGACGCCGAGGGCATGGGCGCCATGACCCTGGGTGCGCTCCTGGCCGGTGGGCTGTTCCTGCTGCTGAGCCGTCGCCGCACCGCCGAGTAG
- a CDS encoding GuaB3 family IMP dehydrogenase-related protein translates to MAEIEIGIGKSGRQAYGLDDIAIVPSRRTRDPEDVDISWQIDAYTFDLPVLASAMDGVSSPATCIELGKLGGLGVLNLEGLWTRYEDPEPLLQEIAELDQEVATARMQEIYAQPVQPELIGRRVEEMAAAGITVAASLTPQKVNEFHSLALDAGLDILVIQGTVVSAEHVSTRSEPLNLKEFIARYDIPVIVGGCASYSSALHLMRTGAAGILVGVGPGNACTTRGVLGLGVPQATAIADAAGARSRHLEETGRYVQIVADGGMRTGGDIAKAIACGADAVMLGSPLARAAEAPGKGTHWGMATFHPTLPRGARVRVDRVGSLEEILVGPANENDGTRNLFGALATSMATCGYQTIKEFQRAEVMVAPSLQTEGKTYQRQQGVGMG, encoded by the coding sequence ATGGCGGAGATCGAGATCGGCATCGGCAAGAGCGGTCGTCAGGCCTATGGCCTCGACGACATCGCCATCGTCCCCTCCCGACGGACCCGAGACCCCGAGGACGTCGACATCAGCTGGCAGATCGACGCCTACACCTTCGACCTGCCGGTGCTGGCGTCGGCGATGGACGGCGTGTCCTCACCGGCGACGTGCATCGAGCTGGGCAAGCTCGGTGGCCTCGGTGTGCTGAACCTCGAGGGCCTGTGGACCCGCTACGAGGACCCCGAGCCGCTGCTGCAGGAGATCGCCGAGCTGGACCAGGAGGTCGCCACCGCACGGATGCAGGAGATCTACGCCCAGCCCGTGCAGCCCGAGCTGATCGGTCGCCGTGTGGAGGAGATGGCGGCCGCGGGCATCACCGTGGCGGCCTCGTTGACGCCGCAGAAGGTCAACGAGTTCCACTCCCTGGCGCTCGACGCCGGCCTCGACATCCTGGTGATCCAGGGCACCGTCGTGTCCGCCGAGCACGTGTCCACCCGCAGCGAGCCGCTGAACCTCAAGGAGTTCATCGCCCGCTACGACATCCCGGTGATCGTCGGCGGCTGCGCCTCCTACTCCTCCGCCCTGCACCTCATGCGGACCGGTGCGGCCGGCATCCTCGTCGGCGTCGGACCGGGCAACGCCTGCACCACCCGCGGGGTGCTCGGCCTCGGTGTCCCGCAGGCCACCGCCATCGCCGACGCGGCCGGCGCACGCAGCCGCCACCTCGAGGAGACCGGCCGCTACGTCCAGATCGTCGCCGACGGCGGCATGCGCACCGGCGGTGACATCGCCAAGGCCATCGCCTGCGGCGCCGACGCCGTGATGCTCGGCTCGCCCCTCGCCCGCGCGGCCGAGGCCCCCGGCAAGGGGACCCACTGGGGCATGGCGACGTTCCACCCGACGCTGCCCCGCGGAGCCCGTGTCCGGGTCGACCGCGTCGGGTCGCTGGAGGAGATCCTCGTCGGTCCGGCCAACGAGAACGACGGCACCCGCAACCTGTTCGGCGCCCTCGCCACCTCCATGGCCACCTGCGGGTACCAGACCATCAAGGAGTTCCAGCGCGCCGAGGTCATGGTCGCCCCCTCCCTGCAGACCGAGGGCAAGACCTACCAGCGCCAGCAGGGCGTCGGGATGGGCTAA
- a CDS encoding class I SAM-dependent methyltransferase, protein MRYNAPLSRFRATRLAGVVASDRPATVLDLGCGSASLLHDVLLAAPTTRGHGIDVDAEAIGRARRAARTLGVHDRVTHDVADAGQSSLQADAVLCVGSSHAVGGLDRLLHDVDADTMLLGEGFWHGSQPLAWAEAFGRLPEGLGGLVERTRAAGWSVIGAEASDPWEWDAFERAWGDGVRRSRLPGAAAFADQRWDAYATGYRGRLGFGWLHLRR, encoded by the coding sequence TTGCGCTACAACGCCCCGCTCTCGCGGTTCCGTGCAACCCGTCTGGCCGGGGTCGTCGCGTCCGACCGACCGGCCACGGTGCTGGACCTCGGCTGCGGTTCCGCCTCGCTGCTGCACGACGTGCTGCTCGCCGCGCCGACGACTCGAGGGCACGGGATCGACGTCGATGCCGAGGCCATCGGACGCGCCCGTCGCGCAGCCCGGACCCTCGGGGTGCACGACCGCGTCACCCACGACGTCGCCGACGCCGGGCAGTCGTCCCTGCAGGCCGATGCCGTCCTGTGCGTCGGGTCGAGCCATGCCGTCGGCGGACTCGACCGTCTCCTCCACGACGTCGACGCCGACACGATGCTGCTCGGTGAGGGCTTCTGGCACGGCAGCCAACCCCTCGCGTGGGCGGAGGCCTTCGGCCGGCTGCCGGAGGGACTCGGCGGGCTCGTCGAGCGCACGCGGGCTGCCGGGTGGTCGGTCATCGGCGCGGAGGCCAGCGATCCCTGGGAATGGGACGCGTTCGAACGGGCATGGGGGGACGGGGTCAGGCGATCGCGCCTGCCCGGGGCAGCCGCCTTCGCCGACCAACGGTGGGATGCCTACGCGACGGGGTATCGGGGTCGGCTCGGCTTCGGCTGGCTGCAC